Proteins encoded within one genomic window of Equus caballus isolate H_3958 breed thoroughbred chromosome 20, TB-T2T, whole genome shotgun sequence:
- the PSMG4 gene encoding proteasome assembly chaperone 4 translates to MAPPPGRPRPRAGPKAKARSASRRSPARVWPGRRLWRRGDRGPARSAGPAGGMEGPRAGAAGDVSLHNFSARLWEQLVHFHVMRLTDSLFLWVGATPHLRNLAVAMCTRYDSIPVSTSLLGDTSDTTSTGLAQRLARKTNKQVFVSYNLQNTDSNFALLVENRIKEEMEAFPEKF, encoded by the exons atGGCCCCGCCCCCCGGACGGCCCCGCCCGCGCGCGGGACCGAAAGCGAAGGCGCGCTCGGCCTCTCGGCGCTCGCCTGCTCGGGTCTGGCCGGGCCGGCGGCTGTGGCGCCGCGGCGACAGGGGTCCGGCGCGGTCGGCCGGGCCGGCGGGCGGCATGGAGGGGCCGCGGGCCGGCGCGGCCGGGGACGTGTCCCTGCACAACTTCAGCGCGCGGCTTTGGGAGCAGCTGGTGCACTTCCACGTCATGCGGCTGACGGACTCGCTCTTCCTGTGGGTGGGGGCCACGCCGCACCTGCGCAACCTCGCCGTGGCCATGTGCACCCGCTAC gaCTCCATTCCCGTGTCCACTTCCCTCCTCGGAGACACTTCTGACACGACCTCCACTGGCCTTGCCCAGCGCTTAG ccAGGAAGACCAACAAACAAGTGTTTGTCAGCTATAACCTTCAAAACACAGACAGCAACTTCGCATTACTTGTAGAAAACAGGAtcaaggaggaaatggaggctttcCCGGAGAAGTTCTAG